The segment TGGATGATTTTATCTTAAACCTGgggtttcatatgcaacaaaggAATGTGCGAAGTGAATTTCAGTGGTACCTTTGTATACGACCTTAATCCGGTCCTGATGTTTGGACTTATACCGAATAGGACGTATACCAAATCAACCGTTGCCATAAGAAGTAATGTAGAAATGATTAATCTGTTCTCATGTAAAAAGAAACttctattgatattatacctacGTTAATGGGGTGGTAAAATAATTTGAACACTGtttaaacacataaataaaaaaagagattctattatagatttttaaatttaaactctgcttaatgataaaatacaacaagaaaaaaatgatattcTATTCTGTGGAAGAAGAGTCCTCTTGCAATATTACTTGACATTCtggtgttttttcttttttcgtctTCTGTCACTTTTCACTAGGCTCAGCTGGTTTGACTATTCTTACTTGTATGATCATTCAGTTAATAATACATCAACtccgaatataattgattattgATTTAATTTTTCCTCTGAGATACAAAATATTTAAGTCGTATACCGAGTAAAATTTGTCACGTTCAAACAGGACGTATTCCGAATTGGACGTACTCCAAAGCAGacgtataccgaggtaccactgtaTTATTTTCCCATAAAATTTTGACGAAGCATAAGTATCCAGTTGAATTCAATCTAGCAAAGTAAAGACGGTCGCGAAGTTTCGTCGCGGCAATATTACTCGAAAGAACGCAGGTAGCTCGTAGGTCGGAAATGTCAATGCTCTCTAACATTGTCCTTATTTGCGGTTATTTCACGCAATAACGTGCACCGCCATGACGTAACTGTAGCGTGGGCCTCTCCTCTGTTTGTACACGCAACCGGCTGCGGAGGAAATCGTTTGCGCAATGAAACGCCAAATCCGAAGCACCTTGAGGCTACCTTTCAGCCGTGTTCCATCGGCGTTTCTTCCCATCGGTTTcctacgacgacgacgcgacggggtCGAGCTTCGTTCGAACGAATTAGTACAATGGAACTGTATCACGTTTTTTCCCTCCGTGATTGCTTCAATTTGTCGTGCGACGGCCGTAGAACCAGTCGTTTCCGGTGCCAGGCCAGAAGGAAAGCATAGCGTGAAAGTAAACCCGATAAAAACTGGACGAGAACCGCCTTCGGACGTTTAGGTGCAGTTTCAGCTTTTTGATAGATCGAAGAAGACGTCCCGGTTTAATTGCGCTTTGCCCCGCGGTGAAACTCGTTTCGGGCTGCGCAGCTCGCGAAAGCAATCGCGCGAATTATTCTGCCGAGACTCGGGGTTGCTTCTGTTCTTCGCGGAAATGCGAGAGGCTGCACAACCAATTCTTCTTGCACGATTTCTATTGCAATCATGTCAGCCGGGGCCGTGCGGTAGATTTTCTCAGCATGATGCGAGTCTTCGAAATGCCGCCCCTTAAGTGGTTTTCCTTTAAAATAATCATCgaagcaggtaattttgcttgtaaatgaaaaacacatgttgctagcgAGTCATTttgggaaacaggaattgacaggttgtctgaaaaatggcaacaagttgttacaaataatgggagttatatcattgaataatattaaacatatattttaacaaAGTGATtccaatgttttctttaaaatacgacagaactttcccaccAACCTAAGAATAAAAAAGCTTTTTATACAATGAACAATTTGTACGAGCATCTAGAATCTCTGTCAACACAGAGTACTAAtagattttaaatttaattgggCATTAAAGTGTGCAGAAACATGAAATAGTAGAATCTCTGATTCCTTTCTAAGCCACGAAGTCTTTCCAACAATTTTACAATTACCGATGCCCACGGCAATGTGAAACAAACAGAATGGTAAAATTTACTTTGAGAGATGCAGAGTTTTTCTTCGATCGTACGAATTACATACACATCTGCGTTACAGTTGTGTTGAGTTTATTTCTGCGATTTTTAGGATCGAGATGAGCAGACGCGTCTCGAGATGAAGCACCGCAAAGAAGAGGACGACCTCTACCGAAAGTTCGCGCACCACCGCGAGGAGGAGGACAGAAGGATCCGAGAGGAGTTCCGAGTACGTATTTTTTTCAATTAGGCGGTCGTGATCAGCCGTCGTCGTTAGCTCTCGCTTATTAATTAGAACCGCTAACGCTGCTGCTGCGTTGGGAGCGTGTAACATTAACAGCGGCGCGTTTCTCTGGCGAGCAGGACGAATGGGAGAAAGAGCTGGAGCAGCTATCGGCTAGATGGGAACGCGAAAAAGGCGGAAGAGTTCGAACCCAACAATTTCAGCAAGAGAAGGAGGACTTGGAGAAGAACATGACTCTCCGCAGGGACAAGAAGAAGGAAAGTCTCACGCGCAAAATAATGGAACACGAACGGTACTCATTACCTAATTAAACTGATTCCATACCGTGCTCGGATTACACTCGTTAGCTCCCGATGAAAGCGTTACAATGTTGCGCCGACTGACACACGAATAACCCTTTGGAACCGCGCGCTTTCCACTTTGTCCCCGGGAAAcggacaaattttcatttccACTCAGCATTGTATTTGCTTGCAGCATTCTGCAGACGTAATGTAAATGTGGATCTATTTACGTTGTCGTTCAAGGGTTACGCAGCTCctgaaaaatattgagaaaaagTGTATGCAGCGTCTCGGTAACGTGAATGAAAATGAGGATTTTTCTTAACTCGTCTTAATACTATTCACGTACGTTTTACATTAATTAAAATCGCAAAACGTTGCACAAACTTAGCGGCTCGCGCTCAGCGTCAGAAAAGACTGGCATATAAAAATGTAAGACAAACAAATCATAGACTATTATTTAGATAATTTCGAGggaaaaaattgtagaaatttCAAATTGTACGGATGAGGAGTTTCGAAGGTATAGCGTGAATGCAAGATGAGAAGAATGGAAAAACTCCACCATTTTATCGAGTTTCGAAAAAATTCTTCCACCAAAGTGTTGTGCGGTTATGAAACTACGAACTATCGTAAGCAATCGATTCTCTCGGAGTCAACGAGGCTGCACACCTTAATTGGAGCTGCTGTCGTCGAGTGTTTCCTCATCGAAAACTGGCAGCATTGTTGCGTCACACGGGGCAGATGGCTAATGACGCGCGAGTAAAATTAATTCGGCCGCGTTTAAAATTCTCCCCGGGAACAGTGCGGCCGTGTATTACCGTGGCATCTTGTATAACACTCCGGTTGTAACCCGCAAATTTGCAAAGGGTTCATCCTGGGCAACGGGATTACACAGTCGACagaccatctctctctctctctttcaccgcGCGGTCGCGGTAATTAAAATCCACCGCGAGATTGTTATGAATGAAACCGGTGGAGAGTCTGTATTACAAACCGAGCGATAGGTCGGGGGCTGTGTTGGCGAAGCCGCGGGACGTCGAcgccgaagacgacgacgactccACCTTGATTCCCGTTAATTACGTATTCCCATCGTTCCTCGGTAGGTCGGGGAGAACGGTTCGAGGTTATTTATTCAAAGGCGACGCGGAACTTGCCGCTTTATGGGTGAATTTCGTAACGACCGGGGGCCCTCGTTGGTTCACGCGCGAGCCGCTCGTAACTCCTGATCAATTTCTAGGGCGGCGACCGCGGCGTTGGTGGAGAAACAGAGCTCCGAGATGCTGGAGCTGATCAATGAGGCGAGGAGCGAGTATATGCGCCAGGAGAGCCTGTATCTCGACGAAGGGGACGGTTATGCCCAGGAAGCACCGCCTATGCCTTATCCGTCGCGAGCACCACCTCCGCAGCCGCCCGCTCTCGCCAAGTATCACATCTACAATGATCCTTTGGAGTTTGCTGACATGGATCAGATAGCTATTTCGGTAAGCCCGCGGCGTAGGTTCCCTTTTAACGGCGGATCTTCCTGCAAATGTAATATCTGGGAAGCCcggcccgacccgacaagcCGCGCTCCGGTTACTGTGTCGGAATTTTAAAGGGCTCCTCGAATCGGCGTCGATATTTTCATATATTCGCGATACCGCTCTTTTATCCGATAGCAGGATGTCCGGTAATCGATTTACGATCTTCACCGAGCGTGATGCATCTGGAACTCGCTGCCGACATACCGCGTTCCAACAGTTTTGCACTCCTACAGCAGAACCGCGCTAGTAATTAACACATCCCCTTGCACGTCGCTCGTACACGTGCGCTGAATTTTCCGTTCAAGCCACTTGAAATTTTCTCTATTAGATGATAGAGAATTTGTTAATCCCTATGATGTCAATAATTGAAATTTTGCTATGATATTCAATGCATGTTTTTATGACTCGAGAATAAGTTAATCTGTGGTCACCTGGGAACATAAAAATCTAATGACTTCAAATAATAGTCTAGATCTTAAACTGTGTTCTTAAACTGGTTCTTAAACTGTGGTCCGCGAACCCCTGGGGGTCCGCGTAGTCTTTATCGAGGGTCCGCcaaataattttaacattaacaatatttattataacgtaGTGCCTATGAGATTATTGAGCCAGAAATTAAGTCTCAAGAACGACGTAAAATACCTAGGCTTGGAATGGGGTCcgcaaaaaaaatgttgttcaagaggCGGGCCTCGGactacataagtttaagaaccCCTAGTTCGGGTCTAGATCAATGGTCGGCAAACTCATTAATTAAAAGAGCCGAATATCAGCAATACAACGATTTAGATTTCTGTGGAGAGCTACATTTCTTTACAAGAACCCTGTTTTTACAAGTTGATTAAAACTAGGTACACTGAATAAAACTAAAATAAAATGGATATCATACTTTGCAAGAatcttatttatttctttatttgaatttagataTAACACACACTGACCGAgtgaaaattgtattaaaatactactaaatgaaaataaaatttatttattttaaacacaTCATTCGTGGAAGAGCCGCACTCAAGTAGTCAAAGAGCCGCAGTTTGCCGATCACTGGCCTAGATAATCATTCAAAGCCCTATGTTAATTTCTGAATAACTTTGCTGAAAAGAAGAGTCGTTCCGTTCAAAGAGCAAGAAGCGCGTCCGACACGTTGTTTTATTCTAATGGTTATTGTTCTAATCTCCGTTGGAAGGACGCGTACCCTATTTTGGGGTGGCAAGGAACGCCACACGTCCTGAAGTGATCCTCCTCCTATTGCGCTTACGATTTATAGCGCAAACATTCCCAATGCAACGTCTATCGGAGAACACACCGTAGATTAGGTACAGGGATTGACTTACCGATCTTCACACCCTTTCTTCTCCGGCAATAAATCAGGTGGCCCAAGAAGATCAAAAAACGTTCACGGATCTGGTGCGGCAGTTGGTGAGCAGATGCGGATCGGATATAGAGAAGGCGAGGACGATATTCCGATGGATCACCGTGAAGAATCTGAACACTATGCAGTTCGACGAGAATCTGCGCGGAGACACGCCTATGGGCTTGCTGAGAGGGATCAAACACGGGACTGAAAGTTACCACGTTCTGTTCAAACGACTGTGCAGGTACTCTATCCGTGACTCGTGACATTCCCAACCATAACATATCGGTGATTCGATATTTATTGAATTGCGTAACCGAAGGCTTTTGTAATGTGTTCCCAGCTACGCGGGGTTGCATTGCGTAGTCATAAAGGGTTACAGCAAGTCGGCTGGCTATCAACCGGGCGTGTGTTTCGAGGACAACAGATTCCGAAACAGCTGGAACGCGGTTTACGTTGCTGGCGCATGGAGATTCGTACAGTGCAACTGGGGAGCACGACATCTCGTCAATGCCAAAGAAGTTCCTCGTCCTGGCCAACCAAAAGCCAAGAACGACAGCCTTAGGTGAAGCCTCGAAATCGTTTTCAGGGACACATATGTTTCGCACAGCATATTCAATTCGCTCCGCCTTTATTTCCTCGTAGATGAAGACAATATTTGCTCAAGATCTTCGCATTCTTCGGCCAGAGTGTTCACCCGGAGAATGTGAAGTTCGCCCTCCGGCAATTTTCTGTTCCGTAGACGTTtacattttcgaaatttcacgcGACTTTCAAAACATTCGTGTATGTTTGTCTTCGATGAGTCACGTCGGGCAGGAGGAGGTTCGACCTGTTTTTTGCTTTATCGACCTCAATCAGCTGATATTAAAGTGCATttgttaatttttgtcatagatccATAAAACCTGCAGTCTATTGATCAGAGTTCGATATGTTTAGATACGAGTACGACGATCACTACTTCTTGACGGACCCGCGGGAATTCATCTACGAGTTCTTCCCTCTCCAGGAGGACTGGCAATTGCTCAAACAACCGATTTCACTGAAAGACTTCGAAGAGCTGCCTTTCGTGCGATCGTTGTTCTTCAGGTAAGACGTCGCGTGGTTCTCACCGCGCGAACGCCATGCAAGAATCGCGGTGTGAAATGATTACAGAATTATTTGACCGACCCCAATATTTGTCGACTCAATTTATCCAgcgagaggaaaaaaaaagaagcgtACGATTTATGTAAATTCGACAGGTACGGCCTCTACTTTCCGGATACGAACACGAACGCCGTTATGTACACGGATTCGACGGGTGCCGCGACCGTCAGGATAGCCATGCCAGCTCACATGCAGTCTTCCCTCATTTTTCACTATAACTTGAAGTTCTACGACAACGACGGGGACGGATATGACGGCGTGTCGCTGAAACGCTTCGTCATGCAGGTAATCATTTCGCAGATCGATCGAACGAACTCGCTCCggcgaaatgaaatttttccgCGCCTGTGTGCTTAATTACCCGCACGCCCCTTCTGTGAACTGTAACAATTCAAAGCGCCTCCGCGTCTGAAAGAGAAAAGTTGCTTAACGGGAGCTTGCTGCTAATTAATTGCCAGGAAGTGAAATTAATTAGCCAGTTAACGCTCACAAAGGAATTGTTTGTGCGTTTATCCAAGCAACGAAGTTTACtatttgtaataataacaaCGTTCTCCGAATAGCTCTCTCATGTAATCTTAACAGACTGAATAGTCACGGGGACGTTTCCGTTTCCCCTTTAGTTTCAGCCCCCTATTATTCTCTGTAAATGCAAATCATTGCGAACTTCTACAGTTGCTTTTGGGTAAAAGCAAACTTGTACCGCTTTACAGCCAGTGGATGTTGACAATTATTCTGTTGACAGTCCGTAGTTGGGAATATAGTCGCGTTCAGAGTGCACGCGCCTTGTTCGGGTGCCTTCCTCTTGGATATCTTCGCAAACGCAGTGACGCCGAAGGAATATCTGACCGGCGAGCCCATGAAGTTCAAGAGCGTCTGTAAATTTAAAATCGCCTGCGAAGAACTGCAGACGGTGATGGTACCACTGCCAGACTGCGCTAGCGGCGAATGGGGACCGACAAAGGCTACAAGACTGTTTGGCCTCATACCAATTACTGATCAGGTAACCGAGTGCCAAACGTTGTCCAACTAGAGAATCAAAGTCCACGACTCGTCTGTCAAAGCTTCTTCGACAACTAGTTGTACTAACTATTTTAAGGCTTTCTTCCATTCTTTTTTCACTTCAACTGCACGAAACTTTCAAAATTGTACATGTGAAAAGAAAAAAGGGTGGGCGAATTAGTAACGGTTCAGCTTTGGAGAAGTATTATTCAATATGATTAGAGAAGCTAATAAATAATTCGACAAGATGTTCAAGTAAAAGTTGAAGCAATCAATgtgtaaaaagaaaattgaacagGTGAACATCTTGAAATATTCGCAACTGCCTATcgctttaatattcttaaacGATATCAGGAGGCCCTGGTGTTCGCCGGCCGCGAGCTAGAGATCCAGTTTCGGATGTCAAGGCCGCTGACCGACTTCATGGCGACGTTGCACAAGAACGGGATCGAGGAGAAACGGTTGTCGAAGTACGTGACGCACTCGATCGCCGACGACGACGTGGTCACTTTCTCGATCAGCTTCCCTGAAGAGGGTCAGTACGGCCTGGATATCTATACCAGAGAGTCGACCAGCCCGACGAACGTCCCCCACGACGTCACCGGCGAGAAACACCTGCTGACGCACTGCTGCAAGTATCTGATCAACTCCAGCAAACGGAACTAGACAGAACGATCCCCAACAGGGTTCTCTACGTCCTTTTCTATTTGCACACGGGACCATTTCGTTGGCACGATGGTGGACGAGCTTCGCGGAGGATCGTGCATCACGGGAGATCATGAAAGGTGCTGTAACTTCTCTGTTTGATCGCACGGGTGTTCCTCCTCCATTCCTTCCCCGGCGAGGGATCCAGAAGCGAAAGAACTAATCTTCTGAAAGGTTAGCCTCCACTTGCCAGTAAATTACCTGTTAACTAGGGATACGATCGCGCGAGGTGTCGACTACGGCAGAGAAAGTGGAAAGAGGTGCACGCGGAGGGACTCTGCGAGGAATTTCCAACGACTTAGTGGATTGCTGCGGTTTATCGAGCCATCGGGGTGTACGTTTTTCACGACTCTCCCTGTCAGTACCTTCGGAGAACGTAGTCTCCTCAGTCTGAACGCATTCCGCTTCAGTTTCGCTTTACAGGCAACAATAAATACGACGCGCGCGCGGATGATGTTGTAAATATACGAGCAAGGGAAGATCCAGAGTCTCGAGGAACCTCCTAGCAGCAGCCCTATAATTCCCGGTTGACGCGCTACCTCCACGTTCCCCGTAGTTTAGCAACAATAAGCTCTTAATTGTTCGAGGATAATTACCGAGCAGAGCCGGCTCTAAGTGGACGACGACAACGCCCGACGCGAAgtcgcgcgtcgcgacgcgaacACGCCGTTAATGAGCCACGCGATATCGCGGCGGCCGAACCTGCTCGCCTAAGCTATATTTAATAGGAGCTTTTTATTTAACTCGCTGATGATTTTTCCATGCCCATTGTCGGCCCGTGTTACCCCGCGAGAAAGTTCGCAATTACAGTTAACTAGCTCTGGAGATCGCGCGGTGCTCTGCCCGGGCCGAATTAATCAAACTTTCTCGGCCCGGTTACCGGTCCGAGGCATTAATCCCAATTATCGCGTGACCGTTTTAATTCAATCCCGAGGAATAGCGTCTCGCCATTCGCTCCGCGGTTTTAAGTGGCGCCGCTCAGTGGGGAACACGgtcgatttaggagtgcaaattCAAAAAACCAAACATTCAGTAGATAATCTTACTTCGCAAATCAATTGTTGTTAATCGTGACAATGGTTGGAAGGAGTAGCATGAAAAATAGCATCGAAATGAAAGACATCCTTTTCACCTGTTATTTATTGTTTAGAATTTAAAACGTTAATATCGATTCTAATTATAATAGTCGTGTTGAGAAGCATCAGGaagatatgtatataaataaaaggacaattttttgaaaatgtttaaataatgttttgcaAGGTTTCttaagaaattcaattgttaGGTTTGTTGTAGGAAATACTAATGATATCCGTGTAAATTTACGCATAAATATTAGGAATGAAATATTTATGCTTTCATCAATCTCAAGGATACATCTGCCACGCGTAATTCCCGTGGAAATACTAATAATAAACCCCGCGAATAAACTCAGAAAGGTTGACTATTTTCAAAATAACTTTATGACTATCGTGAActttattgcaaatattttattgtaaatttcatttctgaaaattatacctttgtaaaaaaaatgattCTACACAAGTTTCTTTTTCCTGTCATTGTAAATTAAAACTGGCATTCTAAATTGACGTCAGGTGCTTTCTCTGCGCTATTTTAAACATTATctactttatatattttatattttgcactCCGAAATCTGCTGTCTTCCCGAccgtacgccgcgccgcgcgattCACCGAACCGCCGAACATGTAGGGGAAAGTGGGATCGAACCGAAACCTTAAACGGAGAAATGGCGAAACTTTGAAATGAACCAGGTAAGTCCATGCCCCGGTAACAtaatctaataatttcgttTAGGATTATTATGTGAAAGAAGATTTATCAGTTTCTAATCGATCTAATCTTGCAAATACACCAAGTCCCAATTTTCCTTAAGTGTTGAATCGCGTGAGGTGCTGTAAGTACAAGTGTAAATTCTGCACACGATCATTCTTCGCCGATTTGAGATCGAGAACAAAAGGATCTTTTAATTTAACTTCGAGGAGGTGCGCGCTTCATTCTTGTAAGTTTATTACGCTGTTTGTACGTTAACGATTAAGGGTTCCTATCTCTTTTCTACCGCCCTCTATTTTTCCAACGAACGACCGTCACCATGAAATTCTGGTCAGCTAGGAGATGCGATGAAACGGCGGACATATCGATCGTCGCCGTTGGATTTCGCGAAGAATATGCAGCGACGAGAGGGGTTATTTATATTCGTTAATGGTCTAGAGAGCTTTTGGAATCGCGAAGTTTCGCGGTTACGGTGGTTTTCGAAGTTCAGGTGCTATATGTTACTCTGTCACGATTAGTTGCACAATTCTAGTTACGTTTGGACGCGCGGAGCGTAGGTGTGCTAAACTTTTCGGAAACTGACAATTTACGATTCGTTAGGGGATCATTATAATAAAAAGAATCGTTTGTCGTCTTAGGTCTGGCCGTAGATAGAATTTTCATTTCTCCGTGAAATGAAATTGTTCGGCAATCCTACGCTCTCGACGATCGAACGCTCAGACCgaacaaaaattgttttttagtaataaaacagtatatatatatttgttaattattgtaatattaATAGTTCTCTTCCCCTTGTTACTCGGAAAATAATTACGACGCTTGCGAGAGGAGCTTCTGTCGATCCGCATTCCCGTTACCGTGGAATAAAATATAACTCGAGCTTAATACCCTTCCTCATTGTTTCTCCTTAATGagtatgtaaattaatttttatacctTACCACAAACACGCAGTAAGGACTCGTGTTCttgtaaaaaaaagaagaatggatttaataaaatttaattttatggaaAACAGTGAATGTGTACTCTTCATTAAATTCATATTGTAATCTACAATTCATCATTGTTCTAATAAGGGTTTTTTGTGTCGTTACCTATGTTTAGGAGACTTAAGttttcacaaaaaatttttcaagttttgcaACGTGAACAGTTTTCTTCGCCGCTAGAGCTTACGCGAGTCGTCGCTGAATGGCGCCACCATTCACTTTCTCAACGGCGGTTGTGTTCAGCGCTATGAATAGGTTACTGTTCCATATTACGATTTTACAGATAGTACATCATATTAATACTTCTTTAACAAGCATAATTACATTAAAGAGAAAAGTACGTTGATAGAACTAATCGCAGCCTTTTGAATTGGTATCTTCGCTCTTGATTTTCCCGCCACAATGTTTAGCGCTTTTAACTGCAGACGGTAGCGCTACTTCTTTTATTTTGAACTTACACAATTAGTATGATTTCTTTCAACAAACATTGTTCCTTAGCATCAACTTGTTGACAATTTGTTGTTTTATTATTATACGTAACTTTGTCTACAGTTATAGACAAAGTTAATGCTGCTGCAAAAATGTGAAATTCGGATAAACTATTATATATTTCCTCTCtatattattgaaaatactgaaatattttttacaaatttctGCTCACTGGTTAACAACAACGtatatagacagaaattaattatACGACTGCTTATGTATGCCGCTAGATTGTATTACACATAGTATGCAAATCGTGTGAGCGCTAATGCGCACGGGGGTGCGCATAAAATTTTGATTAGCAATAATGCCCCTTATTCGTTCGAGTATCGACACGAACGTATGAATCGTCCGGCACGAATGCATACACACGGCTATTTTCTAATTTCACGCAGCCCACGACCGCAGAAACTACTTAAAATGCACTCGTAACCGAGATCTCGGCTCGCTGCCGACCGCATTACGCTGTTTTCTCATAATTGTGAAAAGTTTCGCGGTTGTACGTTTATTAAACGCCGTTTCCGGGTTACTGCGCTTTCGCCCACCGTCCGGCAGCAATTTTTGCCGGTTGGGGTAATTCAGACTACCCCTTGCTCGAGATGCAACTAGGGTTGCTGATCCTCGAGCAACCGCAGTTACATCCTGTTTGAGGATTCCGTCACGCGTGTTGTAGCTTGCACATTTTACGACCCTCGACGATTGCTCTTTCCCACCGTCCATTACTCCGGACAAATTTCCCCCTCGTCCTTGCAGATCGTTCAGAACCAACCATTAAACATTAACCCTTTTTTCGAACCTTGATAATTCCTTTTACTGTTTCGTTCGAATAAAAATACAAAGTCGATAAacgatacgaaaaaatgtttcataaacaaaaatgaaaaaatcataatcaaaaaattcatttcaaaatgttttataaaaaaaaattaaaccgacttcgaaaaaacgcactaaaaagtatgaaataatttccatttaatttatgtgaatacacacgaacttaaatacaatacaatcttttcggaggcggcgcaaaattgaaaattttcggcactggaaattacgaaaatccttaaattcttctacacgctttcatgtattaatgtatcttctcttcccacctactgatttccaagtccatcgtattccaatgaaatcataatcagcaacatctgtcatttggaaaattttcaattttgtaccgcctccgaaaagattgtattgtattaagttcgtgtgtattcacataaattaaatggaaattatttcatactttttagtgtatttgttttagtgcgttttttcgaagtcggtttaattttttgtcTATGATTCTTCGTCGACTACATTTCTAGAGGAATGCTCGCGCATTTCCGGGAAGCATCATGTTTCCCAGGAGCTGCTTTGAATAACCATTATTTAAACAACGAGAAGTTCAACACGTTTAAGCCAGGGAAACGACGAGCAAGGAGGGGAGGGGGGcagttaaaaaatcaatttcaacatttACAGGCAATTAATGGAGCCGGAAGCGGCGCGACGGTTTATCGATTCGCCCGATGTCCCTGATATTAGGATGGCTTTTGAAAGTTAAACGACC is part of the Lasioglossum baleicum chromosome 6, iyLasBale1, whole genome shotgun sequence genome and harbors:
- the Hil gene encoding peptidase hillarin isoform X4, which encodes MLQVRDLRHEVDPEDLLQQPAHDQRQGGLLQQPCAQTGPGHLGWVQRGHPQRTERAQERLRQRADQSRRCVTARTIPTLDRDEQTRLEMKHRKEEDDLYRKFAHHREEEDRRIREEFRDEWEKELEQLSARWEREKGGRVRTQQFQQEKEDLEKNMTLRRDKKKESLTRKIMEHERAATAALVEKQSSEMLELINEARSEYMRQESLYLDEGDGYAQEAPPMPYPSRAPPPQPPALAKYHIYNDPLEFADMDQIAISVAQEDQKTFTDLVRQLVSRCGSDIEKARTIFRWITVKNLNTMQFDENLRGDTPMGLLRGIKHGTESYHVLFKRLCSYAGLHCVVIKGYSKSAGYQPGVCFEDNRFRNSWNAVYVAGAWRFVQCNWGARHLVNAKEVPRPGQPKAKNDSLRYEYDDHYFLTDPREFIYEFFPLQEDWQLLKQPISLKDFEELPFVRSLFFRYGLYFPDTNTNAVMYTDSTGAATVRIAMPAHMQSSLIFHYNLKFYDNDGDGYDGVSLKRFVMQSVVGNIVAFRVHAPCSGAFLLDIFANAVTPKEYLTGEPMKFKSVCKFKIACEELQTVMVPLPDCASGEWGPTKATRLFGLIPITDQEALVFAGRELEIQFRMSRPLTDFMATLHKNGIEEKRLSKYVTHSIADDDVVTFSISFPEEGQYGLDIYTRESTSPTNVPHDVTGEKHLLTHCCKYLINSSKRN
- the Hil gene encoding peptidase hillarin isoform X2, which encodes MYRPNFYESTCLRCAQTVYQVDRVGPLKDFTFFHAGCFKCAICGTKLTLKTYYNNQHTINDKEVYCSSHVPKPGPGTLDGSSVGIRSALNVPRSGYVNEQIRAGGASPRGLYPPWHLNGHGSPPATNSSQRDFHGNAGGGASWPYNHHYAGDGSYQYGRFDASALHIAHALKQTELQKGYSKAREKPIDYYLDRDEQTRLEMKHRKEEDDLYRKFAHHREEEDRRIREEFRDEWEKELEQLSARWEREKGGRVRTQQFQQEKEDLEKNMTLRRDKKKESLTRKIMEHERAATAALVEKQSSEMLELINEARSEYMRQESLYLDEGDGYAQEAPPMPYPSRAPPPQPPALAKYHIYNDPLEFADMDQIAISVAQEDQKTFTDLVRQLVSRCGSDIEKARTIFRWITVKNLNTMQFDENLRGDTPMGLLRGIKHGTESYHVLFKRLCSYAGLHCVVIKGYSKSAGYQPGVCFEDNRFRNSWNAVYVAGAWRFVQCNWGARHLVNAKEVPRPGQPKAKNDSLRYEYDDHYFLTDPREFIYEFFPLQEDWQLLKQPISLKDFEELPFVRSLFFRYGLYFPDTNTNAVMYTDSTGAATVRIAMPAHMQSSLIFHYNLKFYDNDGDGYDGVSLKRFVMQSVVGNIVAFRVHAPCSGAFLLDIFANAVTPKEYLTGEPMKFKSVCKFKIACEELQTVMVPLPDCASGEWGPTKATRLFGLIPITDQEALVFAGRELEIQFRMSRPLTDFMATLHKNGIEEKRLSKYVTHSIADDDVVTFSISFPEEGQYGLDIYTRESTSPTNVPHDVTGEKHLLTHCCKYLINSSKRN
- the Hil gene encoding peptidase hillarin isoform X3: MRTYDNVDSPNYARHLNGHGSPPATNSSQRDFHGNAGGGASWPYNHHYAGDGSYQYGRFDASALHIAHALKQTELQKGYSKAREKPIDYYLDRDEQTRLEMKHRKEEDDLYRKFAHHREEEDRRIREEFRDEWEKELEQLSARWEREKGGRVRTQQFQQEKEDLEKNMTLRRDKKKESLTRKIMEHERAATAALVEKQSSEMLELINEARSEYMRQESLYLDEGDGYAQEAPPMPYPSRAPPPQPPALAKYHIYNDPLEFADMDQIAISVAQEDQKTFTDLVRQLVSRCGSDIEKARTIFRWITVKNLNTMQFDENLRGDTPMGLLRGIKHGTESYHVLFKRLCSYAGLHCVVIKGYSKSAGYQPGVCFEDNRFRNSWNAVYVAGAWRFVQCNWGARHLVNAKEVPRPGQPKAKNDSLRYEYDDHYFLTDPREFIYEFFPLQEDWQLLKQPISLKDFEELPFVRSLFFRYGLYFPDTNTNAVMYTDSTGAATVRIAMPAHMQSSLIFHYNLKFYDNDGDGYDGVSLKRFVMQSVVGNIVAFRVHAPCSGAFLLDIFANAVTPKEYLTGEPMKFKSVCKFKIACEELQTVMVPLPDCASGEWGPTKATRLFGLIPITDQEALVFAGRELEIQFRMSRPLTDFMATLHKNGIEEKRLSKYVTHSIADDDVVTFSISFPEEGQYGLDIYTRESTSPTNVPHDVTGEKHLLTHCCKYLINSSKRN